The sequence ACGGCGGGCGGCGGCGCCGTACTTGTTGAAGTCCGCGGCGGCGCGCTTCCAGGCGTCGACGGTGTCGCCGTAGCGGAAGGGGCCCGAGGCGGTGCCGATGTGGGGCAGGCCGAGGGTCTGGGCGTCGTCGAGGACCTTCTCCAGGTTCTGGGCGAAGGAGTACGCGTCCGGGTTGTTGTCGTCGTAGTAGTTGACGTGGCTGCCGATGCCCTTGAGGCCGTGGTCGCGGGCGAGGCGGGCGAGCTGGGGCAGGGTGAGGGAGCCGGTGCCCTGCGTGTAGCCCGCGTACTCGACCTCGTCGTAGCCGAAGCGCTCCAGCTCGTCGAAGACCTTGGCGAAGCCGAGCGAGGCGACCTTGTCGCGCAGCGAGTAGAGCTGGATGCCGAGCCGGCCCTTCGGCAGGGCGGGGACGCCCCCGCCGTGGCCGTGACCGTGCCCGTGGTCGTGCCCGTGGCCGTGGCCGCCTCCGTGTGCGGCGGCCTGGCCGGTGCCGAGGCCGAGGAGGGCCGCGGCGCCGAGACCGGCGCCGACGCCGAGCATCCCTCTTCTGCTGAGGCGGGCGGAGAGTTCCTCGTCCACTGTCTTCTTGCGGCTCATGCGTGGGCTCCCTGGGAGGAAGAAGGGGTGAGGTGGTGGTGCGGTGGCGCCGGAGGGGACGGGGTCAGGACCCGTCCAGACCGGCGAGTCTGAGGAGGAGCGGCTTGACGTCGGTCGCCGCGAGGCGACCGGTGGCCGCCGCCGGGTCGGAGCTGAGCAGGACCGGGCCCTCGTCGTCGTTCTCGGGCAGCCTCCCGTGGCTGCCCCGGACGGGCGCGGCGTCGAGCGGGACGACGGCCATGCGGTAGCGCATCCCGAGCTTCTTGCGCGCGAGGGCACCCGCCGCCTTGAGGCGGACATAGGGGTCCTCGGGGTCCATGAAGAGTTCGACGGGGTCGTAGCCGGGCTTGCGGTGGATCTCGACGAGCTGGGCGAAGTCCGGGGCGCGCGCGTCGTCGAGCCAGTAGTAGTACGTGAACCAGTGCCCCGGTGCCGCGACGGCGACGAGTTCGCCCGCGCGGGCGTGGTCGATGCCGTGCGCCTTCTTGCCCTCGTCGTCGAGGAGTTCGCCGATGCCCTCGACCCCGGCGAGCGCCGCGCGGGTCGCGTCCAGGTCCTCGGGCCTGCGGACGTAGACGTGGGCGATCTGGTGGTCCGCGACGGCGAAGGCCCGCGAGGCCATCGGGTCGAGGTACTCCATGCCGTCCTGGGTGTGCACCTCCAGGAGCCCGGCCTCGCGCAGGGCGCGGTTGAGGTGCACGGGCTGGTCGGCCTTGGTGATGCCGTACTCGGAGAGGACGACGACGGTGCGGCCCTCGCGGCGGGCGTCCTCGATCAACGGGGCGAGCGCGATGTCGAGTTCGGCGGCGGCGGCGTGGGAACGCGGGTCGTCGGGGCCGAAGCGCTGGAGGTCGTAGTCGAGGTGCGGGACGTAGGCGAGCGCGAGATCGGGCTTGCGGGTGGCGAGGAGGTGGCGGGTCGCGCCGATGATCCAGCGCGAGGAGTCGAGGCTGGCGCCGGGGCCCCAGAACTGGAAGAGGGGGAACGTGCCGAGTTTCTCGGTCAGTTCGTCGTGGAGGTCCGGGGGCCGGGTGTAGCAGTCGGGCTCCTTGCGGCCGTCGGCGTAGTAGACGGGGCGCGGGGTGACCGTCCAGTCGGTGTCGGCGCCCATCGCGTACCACCAGCAGATGTTGGCGACGGTGTAGCCGGGGTGGGCGCGGCGCGCGGCGTCCCACAGCTTGTCGCCCGCGACGAGGCCGTTGTGCTGGCGCCACAGGAGGACGTCGCCGAGTTCGCGGAAGTACCAGCCGTTGCCGACGATGCCGTGCTCGGCGGGGAGGGTGCCGGTGAGGAAGGTGGACTGGGCGGCGCAGGTGACGGCGGGCAGGACGGTGCCGAGCGGGGCGCGGCTCCCGGAGTCGCCGAGCGCGGCGAGGCGGGGCATGTGGGCGAGGAGGCGGGGGGTGAGCCCCACGACGTCGAGGACGAGGAGGGGGGTCGGCCCCGGTCCGGCCGGTTCGGGGGTCACGTGGTCGGGGGTCACGGGTTCTGGGGTCACGGGTTCGGGTGTCACGGCAGCTCCTTGAGGCCCATTTCCGTCAACAGGTCGCGGGCGAGGACGAGTTCCCGCGCGATGCCGTCCGCGAGCTGGGCGCGGCTGCGGGGGCGCAGGCCCTCGGGCAGGGCCTGCCACGTGTACGTCTCGACCTCCAGGTGGCGGGTGCGCGGGTGCGCGCCGCCGACGAGGGTGCGCAGGCAGTCGCGCAGCACGTCGAGGGTGGAGGTGAGGGGAGCCGCGGGCGGGGCGTGGAGGGGGACGTGGAAGTGGGCGCGCCAGGGCTGGGCGGAGGGGAGGCGGTCGCCGCCGAGAGCCTCGGCGAGGTCGTCGGTGCCGCGCAGCCCGGCGGGGGTGAGGGTGCGGGTCTGGTGGAGGAAGCGGGGTTCGGCGAAGGCGCCGAGTGCTTCGCGCACCTCGGGGCGGTCGGGGTGCTCGGCGTGCAGCGCGGCGCTGAGCTGGGTCTTGACGACGGGGACCCCGGCGGCTTCGAGGGCGTCGAGCGCGGTCGCCGGGTCCTCGAAGGAGGTGGCGAGGTGGCACGTGTCCACGCAGATGCCGATGCGGTCGCGGGCGATCTCGGTGAGCGGGGCGATGGCGTCGGCGGTGGTCTCGACGGTGCAGCCCGGCTCGGGTTCGAGGCCGACGCGCAGGGAGCGCCCGGTGGTCTCCTCCAGGGCGTCGAGGCGCTGGGCGAGAGTCGTGAGCGCGGTGCGCGCGGCGCGCGCGGCGTCCGCGTCGTACGCGGTGCGCCAGGCGAGCGGGAGCGTCGAGATGGAGCCCTCGGGCATGTCGTCGGGGAGGAGTCCGGCGAGGAGGCGGGCGAGGTCGGTGGTGTGCTCCAGGCGCTGCGGGTCGGCCCAGTCGGGTTTGTAGACGCGGTACTTGACCTCGTCGGAGCCGAAGCCGCGGTAGGGGAAGCCGTTGAGCGTGACGACTTCGAGGCCGCGGGCGTCGAGGTCGGCGCGCAGGGCGCGGAGCGCGACGGGGTCGGTGATGAGGGACTTGGCGGCGTCGCGCGCGAGCCACAGGCCGATGCCGAGCCGGTCGCGGCCGAGGAGGCGGCGTACGGGCTCGCAGTGGTCGCGGAGTTGCGCGCGGACGCCGTCGAGGGTCTCGGCGGGGTGGACGTTGGTGCAGTACGAGAGGTGGAGCACCGAGCCGTCCGGGTGGCGGAAGCGCACCTCACTCACCCCCGCGCAGGATGGAGTTGCCCTCGTGGAGCGCCTCGGGCGCCTCGCGGTCGAGGTCGAGGCGGCCCGAGAGCCCGTAGAAGGCGACGGGGTTGCGCCACAGCACCTGGTCGACGTCGTCCTCGGTGAAGCCGGCCGCGAGCATCGCCTCGCCGGTCGTCCGGGTGAGCAGCGGGTCGCTTCTGCCCCAGTCGGCCGCCGAGTTCACGAGGACCTTCTCCGTCCCGTACTCCTGGAGGATCGCGACCATGCGGTGCGGGTCCATCTTGGTGTCGGGGTAGATGGAGAAGCCGGTCCAGGCGCCGGAGTCCTTGGCCTCCTTGACGGTGGTCTCGTTGAGGTGGTCGAGGAGGAGGTGGTCGGCCGCGAGCGGGGACTCGCGGACGACGTCGATCGTGCGGCGCAGTCCGGCGAGCTTGTCGCGGTGCGGGGTGTGGACGAGGGCGGGGAGGCCGAACTCGTGGGCCAGCGTGAGCTGGAGGGCCAGGGCGTGGTCCTCGGCGGGGGTCATCGAGTCGTAGCCGGTCTCGCCGACGGCGACGACGTGGTCCTTGAGGAGGTAGCGGGGCAGTTCGTCGAGCACGGGCGTGCAGCGCGGGTCCCCGGCC comes from Streptomyces sp. Tu6071 and encodes:
- a CDS encoding TatD family hydrolase, producing MRIFDPHIHMTSRTTDDYEAMHAAGVRAVVEPAFWLGQPRTSPESFYDYFDALLGWEPFRAAQYGIAHHCTLALNPKEAGDPRCTPVLDELPRYLLKDHVVAVGETGYDSMTPAEDHALALQLTLAHEFGLPALVHTPHRDKLAGLRRTIDVVRESPLAADHLLLDHLNETTVKEAKDSGAWTGFSIYPDTKMDPHRMVAILQEYGTEKVLVNSAADWGRSDPLLTRTTGEAMLAAGFTEDDVDQVLWRNPVAFYGLSGRLDLDREAPEALHEGNSILRGGE
- a CDS encoding alkaline phosphatase family protein — its product is MTPDHVTPEPAGPGPTPLLVLDVVGLTPRLLAHMPRLAALGDSGSRAPLGTVLPAVTCAAQSTFLTGTLPAEHGIVGNGWYFRELGDVLLWRQHNGLVAGDKLWDAARRAHPGYTVANICWWYAMGADTDWTVTPRPVYYADGRKEPDCYTRPPDLHDELTEKLGTFPLFQFWGPGASLDSSRWIIGATRHLLATRKPDLALAYVPHLDYDLQRFGPDDPRSHAAAAELDIALAPLIEDARREGRTVVVLSEYGITKADQPVHLNRALREAGLLEVHTQDGMEYLDPMASRAFAVADHQIAHVYVRRPEDLDATRAALAGVEGIGELLDDEGKKAHGIDHARAGELVAVAAPGHWFTYYYWLDDARAPDFAQLVEIHRKPGYDPVELFMDPEDPYVRLKAAGALARKKLGMRYRMAVVPLDAAPVRGSHGRLPENDDEGPVLLSSDPAAATGRLAATDVKPLLLRLAGLDGS
- the eboE gene encoding metabolite traffic protein EboE; translated protein: MRFRHPDGSVLHLSYCTNVHPAETLDGVRAQLRDHCEPVRRLLGRDRLGIGLWLARDAAKSLITDPVALRALRADLDARGLEVVTLNGFPYRGFGSDEVKYRVYKPDWADPQRLEHTTDLARLLAGLLPDDMPEGSISTLPLAWRTAYDADAARAARTALTTLAQRLDALEETTGRSLRVGLEPEPGCTVETTADAIAPLTEIARDRIGICVDTCHLATSFEDPATALDALEAAGVPVVKTQLSAALHAEHPDRPEVREALGAFAEPRFLHQTRTLTPAGLRGTDDLAEALGGDRLPSAQPWRAHFHVPLHAPPAAPLTSTLDVLRDCLRTLVGGAHPRTRHLEVETYTWQALPEGLRPRSRAQLADGIARELVLARDLLTEMGLKELP